One Phaseolus vulgaris cultivar G19833 chromosome 2, P. vulgaris v2.0, whole genome shotgun sequence DNA window includes the following coding sequences:
- the LOC137809955 gene encoding casein kinase II subunit beta-1-like: MYRERGVGSKSEVTSADRKRINDVLDKQLERSSPSTSRAAAINGKDRSSSTSLLAAAKDSRSASVTAPISKNSNASDEESETDSEESDVSGSDGDDTSWISWFCNLRGNEFFCEVDDDYIQDDFNLCGLSSQVPYYDYALDLILDVESSHGDMFTEEQNELIESAAEMLYGLIHARYILTSKGMAAMLDKYKNYDFGRCPRVYCSGQPCIPVGQSDIPRSSTVKIYCPRCEDIYYPRSKYQGNIDGAYFGTTFPHLFLMTYGQLKPQKPSQSYVPRVFGFKLHKP, from the exons ATGTACAGAGAGCGAGGAGTGGGATCTAAATCGGAGGTAACTTCCGCTGATCGGAAGCGAATCAACGACGTCCTCGATAAACAGCTCGAACGATCCTCGCCGTCCACATCCAGAGCCGCAGCCATCAACGGCAAGGACCGCTCATCCTCCACTTCCCTCTTAGCCGCCGCCAAGGACTCCCGCTCCGCCTCCGTCACCGCCCCTATCTCCAAGAATTCCAACGCTTCCGACG AAGAGTCTGAAACAGACAGCGAGGAGTCTGATGTTAGCGGTTCCGATGGAGATGACACGTCTTGGATCTCGTGGTTCTGCAATTTGAGAGGAAATGAGTTCTTTTGCGAGGTTGATGACGATTACATCCAGGACGACTTCAACCTATGCGGATTAAGCAGTCAAGTGCCTTACTATGATTATGCTCTGGATTTGATTTTGGATGTTGAATCCTCCCATG GTGACATGTTTACCGAGGAACAAAATGAGTTAATTGAATCGGCAGCCGAGATGCTTTATGGTCTGATTCATGCCCGGTACATATTGACAAGCAAAGGAATGGCTGCAATG CTGGACAAGTACAAGAACTATGATTTTGGCAGATGCCCAAGAGTTTACTGCTCTGGACAACCTTGTATTCCAGTTGGTCAGTCAGACATCCCTAGATCCAGTACTGTGAAAATATACTGCCCTAGGTGTGAAGACATTTACTATCCTCGGTCCAAGTATCAAGGCA ACATTGACGGAGCTTATTTTGGAACTACTTTTCCTCATCTGTTCCTCATGACTTATGGACAACTCAAACCACAGAAACCATCACAGAGCTATGTTCCAAGAGTTTTTGGCTTCAAACTTCACAAGCCTTGA
- the LOC137809956 gene encoding probable serine/threonine-protein kinase PBL19 has translation MNCFFFKNKSKSPPELPKGRKKKTQVVNGAPKSPSTVPSLRSIKELYKEKEQSYRIFSLKELVDATNGFNRMLKIGEGGFGKVYRGTISEDGAAPIVVAIKKLNNHGLQGHKEWLAEVQFLSVANHPNLVKLLGYCSIDSQKGIQRLLVYEFMSNRSLEDHLFSFSLPHLPWPTRLQIMLGAAQGLYYLHNGLEIQVIYRDFKSSNVLLDKQFHPKLSDFGLAREGPTGDKTHVSTAVVGTQGYAAPEYVQTGHLKVQSDIWSFGVVLYEILTGRRALNRNRPIGEQKLVEWVKNYPANSSRFNMIIDPRLKNQYSLGAARKVANLADCCLKKNPEDRPSMNQIVESLKQALQESETKNTSSNITSKSTRLRFNE, from the exons ATGAACTGTTTCTTCTTCAAGAACAAATCAAAATCCCCCCCAGAACTCCCAAAGGGACGGAAGAAGAAAACTCAGGTGGTGAATGGAGCACCAAAGTCCCCCAGCACGGTACCATCGCTGAGGAGCATAAAAGAATTGTACAAAGAGAAGGAGCAGAGTTACAGAATTTTCAGTTTGAAAGAGCTTGTAGATGCAACAAATGGTTTCAATAGGATGCTCAAGATTGGAGAAGGTGGTTTTGGAAAAGTATATAGAGGAACCATTAGTGAAGATGGAGCTGCTCCAATTGTAGTCgcaataaaaaaacttaacaaCCATGGCTTGCAG GGGCATAAAGAATGGCTTGCAGAAGTTCAATTTCTGAGCGTTGCTAACCACCCCAATTTGGTTAAGCTTCTGGGATACTGCTCTATAGACAGTCAAAAAGGAATCCAACGGTTGTTGGTATATGAGTTCATGTCTAACAGGAGTCTAGAAGATCatctttttagtttttctttacCTCATTTGCCTTGGCCAACAAGATTGCAGATCATGCTCGGTGCTGCTCAAGGATTGTATTATCTACATAACGGATTGGAGATTCAG GTGATCTACCGAGATTTCAAATCCTCAAATGTGTTATTGGACAAGCAATTTCATCCCAAACTTTCAGATTTTGGTCTTGCAAGGGAGGGTCCAACAGGTGATAAGACTCATGTATCTACTGCG GTAGTGGGGACACAGGGATATGCTGCACCAGAGTATGTTCAGACGGGTCATCTCAAAGTTCAGAGTGATATTTGGAGTTTTGGTGTGGTGCTTTATGAGATCCTCACAGGGAGACGTGCATTGAATAGAAACCGTCCAATAGGGGAACAAAAGCTTGTAGAATGGGTTAAAAACTACCCTGCTAACAGTAGCAGGTTCAACATGATCATTGATCCACGTCTCAAGAACCAATACTCTCTTGGTGCAGCTCGGAAAGTGGCCAACTTGGCAGATTGCTGCTTGAAGAAGAATCCTGAAGACAGACCCTCCATGAATCAGatagtggaaagcttgaagcaaGCATTGCAGGAGTCAGAAACCAAAAACACTTCGTCTAATATAACTTCTAAATCCACACGATTGAGATTCAACGAGTAA